The sequence AATTGACGCCACATGGACACCGCGGCTGCTGATCGCTGGCATAGCCGGTTCGTTGTTGGCGATGGCGTTCGCGCCCGCCTTCACCCGTGCGGTCGGCAGCAGGAAGGCGATGATGACCGGACTGTGCGGCTTCTTCCTGATTCAGGCCTGCGCCATCATATTCCCACTGGCGGGCCTTGCGCCGGCAGCGGGAACGGCAGCAATCGGCGCGTTCATTTTCCTCTGCCGGTTCGCCGCTGGCGCCTGCTATGCGCTCTATGTCGTCCCCTTCAACATCGTGACCTACGACATTGGCGACGAACATGAAGCCAACACAGGTCGTCCGGCGCAGGGCATCGTCGCCAGCTTCATGTTCATCGGGTTGCAAGTGGGTAGCGGCGTAGTTGCCCTGCTCGCCGGATCATTTCTGGGCCTGATCGATTTCCCGGCGCAATTGCCCGTCGACCAGATGCCGGCGGCCAAGGTAGCCGCATTGGCATGGTTCATATTGTCGCTGATCGTCATCGCAGGCGGCGCAATGGCGTGGCTCGTCGGC is a genomic window of Sphingomonas bisphenolicum containing:
- a CDS encoding MFS transporter — protein: MSLHLATYFWKIDATWTPRLLIAGIAGSLLAMAFAPAFTRAVGSRKAMMTGLCGFFLIQACAIIFPLAGLAPAAGTAAIGAFIFLCRFAAGACYALYVVPFNIVTYDIGDEHEANTGRPAQGIVASFMFIGLQVGSGVVALLAGSFLGLIDFPAQLPVDQMPAAKVAALAWFILSLIVIAGGAMAWLVGTFKSGRRPA